In Actinomadura luteofluorescens, the sequence GCCGGCGCGAGGTCGTTCCAGACGCCGTTGACGACGCCCTTGCTGAAGGCCGTGTAGACCACGAGCAGGATCACCGCGCGGTCGTAGCGCGACAGCGCCCGCCGGCGGGCCCGGACCTGGTCGCCGATCCAGCGCTGGGCGGCCTGGCCGAGCAGGAAGGGCAGCAGGAGCCGGACCGCGATGTCGCGGACGGAGCCGAGCGAGAACCCGCCGTCCCCCGCCGAGATGAGCGCGGCGGCCAGCAGCGGGGTGAGGACGACGCCGAGCAGGTTGGACAGCGAGGCGCTGCAGATCGCGCCCGCCTCGTTGCCCCGTCCGATGGAGGTGAGCGTGATCGACGTCTGCACGGTGGACGGCAGGACGCAGAGGAACACCACCCCCGCGTACAGGGGCTCACTGAGCGGTGCCGGGGTCAGCGGCGCGCAGGCGAGCCCCAGTACGGGGAAGACGAGGAACGTGACGGACGAGATCGCCGCGTGCAGGCGCCAGTGCCGGAGCCCG encodes:
- a CDS encoding bile acid:sodium symporter family protein is translated as MRTISATLARLHIDPYIAAILCSVGIAAVFPAGGSLAAGLDRAGTVAITLLFFLYGARLRTVEALDGLRHWRLHAAISSVTFLVFPVLGLACAPLTPAPLSEPLYAGVVFLCVLPSTVQTSITLTSIGRGNEAGAICSASLSNLLGVVLTPLLAAALISAGDGGFSLGSVRDIAVRLLLPFLLGQAAQRWIGDQVRARRRALSRYDRAVILLVVYTAFSKGVVNGVWNDLAPAELGTLTVVVAALLALALAATGLVSRLGGFSRPDHVAILFCGSQKSLASGLPMAAVLFEDARVSTVVLPLMLYHQLQLVVCSWLAQRFASPEPSTVTA